Proteins encoded together in one Salmo trutta chromosome 3, fSalTru1.1, whole genome shotgun sequence window:
- the LOC115178684 gene encoding lamin-A — protein sequence MESPGQKRGSRVGTATPLSPTRISRLQEKDDLCNLNDRLAVYIDKVRSLEIENAGLRLRITESETEISREVTGMKAAYETELADARKTLDSVAKERARLQLELGKVKEEYKELKVRNGKKESDLEAALARLRDLEALLNSKDASLSTALGEKRSLDAEVRDLKAQLAKLETGLRDAKKQLQDEMLRRVDAENRLQTLKEELQFQKNIYGEELRESKRRHESRMVEIDSAGTKQDYESKLAEALMELRAQHEEQVRIYKEEIEKTYTSKLENARHSADRNSTLVGAAHEELQQTRVRMEGMSSQLSQLQKQLAAREARVRELEESLARERDTMRRRLEDKEREMGEMRMRMQQQLDEYQELLDIKLALDMEISAYRKLLEGEEERLRLSPSPPTTRVTVSRTTGSGSAHTHTTRTSGSGHSHSARVVQSTSGSRNSSGTASAKKRQLNDNDSETSSLAGGAVTRTRIAQQASASGRVTVDEVDLEGKYVRLSNKANEDQLLGHWQVKRQVGTSTPIVYKFPPKFNLKAGQTVTIWASGAGGTHNPPSDLVWKTQNSWGSGDLFQTTLVSANGEEMAQRKVTRTLFQEDDDDDGNHSACGVDSDYNLRSRTVVCGSCGQPSDKSCATSGVSSGSCSISSGGGLPEGLMSPLFIMGSNSPRQGGPRPENCSIM from the exons ATGGAATCTCCGGGTCAGAAACGAGGCAGTCGTGTTGGGACTGCCACCCCACTCTCCCCAACCCGCATCTCCCGCCTGCAGGAGAAGGACGACCTGTGCAACCTCAACGACCGGCTGGCTGTCTACATCGATAAGGTGCGCTCGCTGGAGATAGAGAATGCTGGGCTGCGGCTGCGCATCACCGAGTCCGAGACCGAGATCAGCCGTGAGGTGACGGGCATGAAGGCGGCCTATGAGACGGAGCTTGCCGACGCCCGCAAAACCCTCGACTCGGTGGCCAAGGAGCGCGCCCGACTGCAGCTGGAGCTAGGCAAAGTCAAGGAGGAGTACAAGGAGCTCAAAGTCAG AAATGGGAAGAAGGAGTCGGACCTGGAGGCAGCTCTGGCCCGGCTGAGGGATCTAGAGGCTCTGTTGAACTCTAAAGATGCCTCTCTGTCCACTGCCCTGGGGGAGAAACGCTCTCTAGATGCTGAGGTCAGGGACCTGAAGGCCCAGCTAGCCAAG CTGGAGACCGGTCTGCGCGATGCTAAGAAGCAGCTTCAGGATGAGATGCTGAGGAGAGTGGACGCTGAGAACCGCCTGCAGACCCTCAAGGAAGAACTGCAGTTCCAGAAGAACATCTACGGAGAG GAGCTGAGGGAGTCCAAGCGCAGGCACGAGTCTCGCATGGTGGAGATTGATAGTGCAGGAACAAAGCAGGATTATGAGAGTAAGCTGGCCGAGGCCCTGATGGAGCTGAGAGCCCAGCACGAGGAGCAGGTCCGCATCTACAAGGAGGAGATCGAGAAGACCTACACCTCCAAG cTGGAGAACGCCCGTCACTCGGCAGACAGGAACAGTACCCTAGTGGGGGCGGCCCACGAGGAGCTGCAGCAGACTCGCGTGCGGATGGAGGGCATGTCCTCCCAGCTCAGCCAGCTGCAGAAACAG CTGGCGGCGAGGGAGGCCAGGGTGCGTGAGCTGGAGGAGTCTCTGGCCCGGGAGCGGGACACGATGCGCCGGCGCCTGGAGGacaaggagagggagatgggggagatgcGCATGCGGATGCAGCAACAGCTGGATGAATACCAGGAGCTGCTGGACATCAAACTGGCCCTGGACATGGAGATCAGCGCCTACCGTAAACTGctcgagggagaggaggagag actgcGTCTGTCCCCCAGCCCTCCCACAACCCGAGTCACTGTGTCCCGTACCACCGGCTCGGGCTCAGCACACACCCATACCACCCGTACCTCGGGCTCAGGACACAGCCACAGCGCCCGAGTGGTTCAGTCCACCAGCGGCAGCCGCAACTCCTCAGGCACGGCCAGCGCCAAGAAGAGACAGCTCAATGACAACGACAGCGAGACCTCCAGCCTGGCAGGGGGCGCCGTGACGCGTACACGCATTGCCCAGCAGGCCTCCGCTAGCGGCCGCGTCACCGTGGACGAGGTGGACCTGGAGGGGAAGTACGTCCGCCTCAGCAACAAGGCCAACGAG GACCAGCTTCTGGGCCACTGGCAGGTGAAGAGACAGGTGGGCACCAGCACCCCCATCGTCTACAAGTTCCCCCCCAAATTCAACCTCAAGGCAGGACAGACCGTTACA ATTTGGGCTTCAGGAGCAGGCGGCACCCACAACCCCCCCTCAGACCTGGTGTGGAAGACCCAGAACTCATGGGGCAGCGGAGACCTGTTCCAAACCACCCTGGTCAGCGCCAATGGAGAG GAAATGGCACAAAGGAAAGTTACACGCACCCTGTTCCAGgaagatgatgacgatgat GGCAACCACAGTGCGTGCGGTGTGGACAGTGACTACAACCTGCGGAGCCGCACGGTGGTCTGTGGCTCGTGTGGCCAGCCGTCTGATAAGAGCTGTGCCACCTCAGGGGTGTCCAGTGGCTCCTGCTCCATCAGCAGTGGAGGAGGTCTGCCTGAGGGCCTGATGTCTCCCCTCTTTATAATGGGTAGCAACTCACCCAGACAG GGAGGTCCCAGACCGGAGAACTGCTCCATCATGTAA